A region from the Nocardioides exalbidus genome encodes:
- a CDS encoding ROK family transcriptional regulator, whose translation MTSHTPVGRQLRPQGKLLQEDARRHHRSLLLQQLFREGPASRADLARASGLTRVTVSDLVGEMLADGFVTELGAPAGSRVGKPPTLVGLAADSHHIIGLDLSETDRMSGAVVNLAGTVQARHEVHVDGAEGERAVELVQRLTTELVAMTERPLLGIGVGSPGIVDPAGTVIDAPNLAWQDTPLAARLAEAFDVPVYVANDANTAVMGEHTFGESGDGGLMVLRVGTGVGAGFVLGGSLLHGHLGAAGEIGHVVVDVDGELCACGRTGCLETLLSAPRLRRRVGEPDVDAPAALSDVGKRLGEVLAPIVAALNLHEIVLSGPAELLDGPLLDAADRTIRERTMPISSTGLAVRTSKLGEDVVVVGAAVLVLSAELGVS comes from the coding sequence GTGACCTCGCACACTCCAGTCGGACGCCAGCTGCGGCCGCAGGGCAAGCTCCTCCAGGAGGACGCCCGGCGGCACCATCGCTCGCTGCTCCTGCAGCAGCTCTTCCGCGAGGGCCCGGCCAGCCGGGCCGACCTCGCGAGGGCCAGCGGGCTGACCCGCGTCACCGTCTCCGACCTCGTGGGCGAGATGCTCGCCGACGGGTTCGTGACCGAGCTCGGCGCGCCTGCCGGGAGCCGGGTCGGCAAGCCCCCCACGCTCGTGGGCCTGGCGGCCGACTCGCACCACATCATCGGCCTCGACCTGTCCGAGACCGACCGCATGTCCGGCGCCGTGGTCAACCTCGCCGGCACCGTCCAGGCCCGGCACGAGGTCCACGTCGACGGCGCGGAGGGGGAGCGGGCCGTCGAGCTCGTCCAGCGGCTCACGACCGAGCTCGTCGCGATGACCGAGCGCCCCTTGCTCGGCATCGGCGTGGGCAGCCCCGGCATCGTCGACCCCGCGGGCACCGTGATCGACGCGCCCAACCTCGCCTGGCAGGACACCCCGCTGGCGGCGCGCCTCGCGGAGGCATTCGACGTCCCGGTCTACGTCGCCAACGACGCCAACACCGCGGTGATGGGTGAGCACACCTTCGGCGAGTCCGGTGACGGCGGCCTGATGGTGCTGCGCGTCGGGACCGGTGTCGGAGCAGGCTTCGTGCTCGGCGGCTCGCTCCTCCACGGCCACCTCGGTGCCGCGGGCGAGATCGGCCACGTCGTGGTCGACGTCGACGGTGAGCTGTGTGCCTGCGGTCGCACCGGCTGCCTGGAGACCCTCCTGTCGGCGCCGCGCCTCCGGCGCCGCGTCGGGGAGCCCGACGTGGACGCCCCCGCCGCGCTCTCCGACGTCGGCAAGAGGCTGGGAGAGGTGCTGGCGCCGATCGTCGCCGCGCTCAACCTGCACGAGATCGTGCTGAGCGGCCCCGCGGAGCTGCTCGACGGTCCGCTGCTCGACGCAGCCGACCGGACCATCCGCGAGCGGACGATGCCGATCAGCTCCACGGGGCTGGCCGTCCGCACCTCCAAGCTCGGCGAGGACGTCGTGGTCGTGGGAGCGGCCGTGCTCGTCCTCTCCGCAGAGCTGGGCGTCTCCTGA
- a CDS encoding VanZ family protein — translation MFREVPVLPVVLPLGAAVCLLLVWRLHRRRIFTWPRAAVALALGVYAGGIVANTVFPIFLDKPARSAEWDTYLALTPIAGYGVADAVTNVVVLAPLGVLVSLVLARPTWWRVVAVAAAASLGIETTQYVTALTLGGGHVADVNDLLFNVVGGALGLAVLAVLARVPAVARLVDRFRWR, via the coding sequence GTGTTCCGCGAGGTCCCGGTGCTCCCGGTCGTCCTGCCCCTCGGCGCAGCCGTCTGCCTGCTGCTGGTCTGGAGGTTGCACCGCCGCAGGATCTTCACGTGGCCGCGCGCGGCCGTCGCGCTCGCGCTCGGCGTGTATGCCGGCGGCATCGTGGCCAACACGGTCTTCCCGATCTTCCTCGACAAGCCGGCGCGGAGCGCCGAGTGGGACACCTACCTCGCCCTGACCCCGATCGCCGGCTACGGCGTCGCGGACGCCGTGACCAACGTCGTCGTCCTCGCGCCGCTCGGGGTGCTCGTGTCGCTGGTCCTCGCCCGGCCGACGTGGTGGCGCGTCGTCGCCGTCGCGGCCGCGGCCAGCCTGGGCATCGAGACGACGCAGTACGTCACGGCGCTCACCCTGGGCGGCGGTCACGTCGCCGACGTCAACGACCTGCTCTTCAACGTCGTCGGGGGAGCACTCGGCCTGGCCGTGCTGGCCGTCCTGGCGCGTGTCCCCGCCGTCGCCCGGCTCGTCGACCGGTTCCGCTGGCGCTGA
- a CDS encoding amidohydrolase family protein encodes MPEPLEPTAFAEQLGLPGLIDLHTHFLPPRVMAKVRAQFDSAGPLIGRPWPLRYRDEDDVLVETLRTFGVRRFTALPYAHKPDMAEFLNDWAAGFAERVPEAAVCGTFFPEPGAASYVAARTDPSPHRVEVWKVHVQVGAFSVTDPLLDEAWGIVAEAGTPVVLHAGSGPVATEHTGPGPVAALLARHPRLRLVIAHAGAPEYADFLRLAEDHERVALDTTMAFTPFFEEMGGAYPRELLPRLRDLGLDGRVHLGSDFPNIPYAYGDQLSGLASLDLGDDWLRAVCWHNTAALLD; translated from the coding sequence ATGCCCGAGCCCCTCGAGCCCACGGCGTTCGCAGAGCAGCTCGGACTGCCCGGCCTGATCGACCTGCACACCCACTTCCTGCCGCCGCGGGTGATGGCCAAGGTCCGCGCGCAGTTCGACTCCGCCGGCCCGCTCATCGGCCGCCCGTGGCCGCTGCGCTACCGCGACGAGGACGACGTGCTGGTCGAGACGCTGCGCACGTTCGGCGTGCGCCGCTTCACCGCGCTGCCCTACGCCCACAAGCCCGACATGGCCGAGTTCCTCAACGACTGGGCAGCGGGGTTCGCGGAGCGGGTGCCTGAGGCGGCGGTCTGCGGCACCTTCTTCCCCGAGCCCGGCGCGGCGTCGTACGTCGCCGCGCGCACCGACCCGTCGCCGCACCGGGTGGAGGTCTGGAAGGTGCACGTGCAGGTCGGCGCATTCAGCGTCACCGACCCGCTGCTCGACGAGGCGTGGGGCATCGTCGCCGAGGCCGGCACCCCGGTCGTCCTCCACGCGGGCAGCGGCCCGGTCGCCACCGAGCACACGGGTCCCGGACCGGTCGCCGCACTGCTCGCGCGCCACCCGCGGCTGCGGCTGGTGATCGCCCACGCCGGCGCGCCGGAGTACGCCGACTTCCTCCGGCTCGCGGAGGACCACGAGCGGGTCGCGCTGGACACGACGATGGCGTTCACGCCGTTCTTCGAGGAGATGGGCGGGGCCTACCCGCGCGAGCTGCTGCCCCGGCTGCGCGACCTCGGCCTGGACGGGCGGGTGCACCTCGGCAGCGACTTCCCGAACATCCCCTACGCCTACGGCGACCAGCTCTCGGGCCTCGCCTCGCTCGACCTCGGCGACGACTGGCTGCGCGCCGTGTGCTGGCACAACACCGCAGCACTCCTGGACTGA
- the smpB gene encoding SsrA-binding protein SmpB: MPKEQGQKMVAQNKKARHDYHIEDTWEAGLVLMGTEVKSLRQGRASLVDGFAEIENGEAYLLGVHIPEYSQGTWTNHASRRRRKLLLNRSEIDKIERKITDKGYTIVPLSLYFKDGRAKVEIALAKGKKSYDKRHTLAERTANREKVEAVQRRLKGHRD; this comes from the coding sequence ATGCCGAAGGAGCAGGGCCAGAAGATGGTGGCGCAGAACAAGAAGGCGCGCCACGACTACCACATCGAGGACACGTGGGAGGCCGGCCTCGTCCTCATGGGGACCGAGGTGAAGTCGCTCCGCCAGGGCCGTGCGTCTCTGGTCGACGGCTTCGCCGAGATCGAGAACGGCGAGGCGTACCTGCTCGGGGTGCACATCCCCGAGTACAGCCAGGGCACGTGGACCAACCACGCCTCCCGCCGACGACGCAAGCTGCTGCTCAACCGCTCCGAGATCGACAAGATCGAGCGCAAGATCACCGACAAGGGCTACACGATCGTCCCGCTGTCGCTCTACTTCAAGGACGGGCGCGCCAAGGTCGAGATCGCCCTCGCCAAGGGCAAGAAGTCCTACGACAAGCGGCACACGCTGGCCGAGCGCACGGCCAACCGGGAGAAGGTCGAGGCGGTCCAGCGCCGGCTCAAGGGCCACCGGGACTGA
- a CDS encoding peptidoglycan DD-metalloendopeptidase family protein, which produces MRPFPRTSLPRAAQRRMAAALVAVLALTVTAAHADDLKDKKDKVEQELKGAHQDLDESSSQLATATARLDAAKSQLVTAQADLATARGKVEVAQERDAEMQAELATAEQDLVDAEAALTQGTADREAQRQKVANTVADMYSEGDPELIAFSSLLEADSTEELTRRNGVRDVIVGQEARAYDELKAAEVLLEVTEQQVSDARDDVAAKREAAAEHLTLMQQLETEQQAAKDAVVALVVERRDARVDARKARASDVAKIKKLEQEQKALQEKLRQRALAALRRERAAGRSTATGPTAGTLLHPVDGYVTSPFGYREHPIYHYWGLHDGVDFGGGCGTPERASAPGKVVASYWSDVYGNRLVIDLGVIAGRGVSIIYNHAERYTVGVGDVVQEGQVVGYEGSTGWSTGCHLHFTVMENGTAVDPMAYF; this is translated from the coding sequence GTGCGTCCCTTCCCCCGTACCTCCCTGCCCCGTGCCGCCCAGCGTCGCATGGCCGCAGCCCTCGTCGCCGTCCTGGCGCTGACGGTGACGGCAGCCCACGCCGACGACCTCAAGGACAAGAAGGACAAGGTCGAGCAGGAGCTCAAGGGCGCCCACCAGGACCTCGACGAGTCCAGCTCGCAGCTCGCGACGGCCACCGCGCGGCTCGACGCCGCCAAGTCGCAGCTCGTGACGGCCCAGGCCGACCTCGCCACCGCGCGCGGCAAGGTCGAGGTCGCCCAGGAGCGCGACGCGGAGATGCAGGCCGAGCTGGCCACGGCCGAGCAGGACCTCGTCGACGCCGAGGCCGCGCTGACGCAGGGCACGGCCGACCGCGAGGCCCAGCGCCAGAAGGTCGCCAACACCGTCGCCGACATGTACTCCGAGGGCGACCCGGAGCTGATCGCCTTCTCTTCGCTCCTCGAGGCCGACTCGACCGAGGAGCTCACCCGGCGCAACGGCGTGCGCGACGTCATCGTGGGGCAGGAGGCGAGGGCGTACGACGAGCTGAAGGCCGCCGAGGTGCTCCTCGAGGTCACCGAGCAGCAGGTCTCCGACGCGCGTGACGACGTCGCCGCCAAGCGCGAGGCCGCCGCCGAGCACCTCACCCTGATGCAGCAGCTCGAGACCGAGCAGCAGGCGGCCAAGGACGCCGTCGTCGCCCTGGTCGTCGAGCGGCGCGACGCCCGGGTCGACGCCCGCAAGGCGCGCGCCTCGGACGTCGCCAAGATCAAGAAGCTCGAGCAGGAGCAGAAGGCGCTGCAGGAGAAGCTGCGTCAGCGAGCGCTCGCCGCGCTGCGCCGCGAGCGCGCCGCCGGCCGCTCCACCGCGACCGGACCCACCGCGGGCACGCTCCTGCACCCGGTCGACGGCTACGTCACCTCACCCTTCGGCTACCGCGAGCACCCGATCTACCACTACTGGGGCCTGCACGACGGCGTCGACTTCGGCGGCGGCTGCGGCACGCCGGAGCGCGCCTCCGCGCCCGGCAAGGTGGTCGCCTCCTACTGGAGCGACGTCTACGGCAACCGCCTGGTCATCGACCTCGGCGTGATCGCCGGTCGCGGTGTCTCGATCATCTACAACCACGCCGAGCGCTACACGGTCGGCGTCGGCGACGTGGTCCAGGAGGGCCAGGTCGTCGGCTACGAGGGCTCGACCGGCTGGTCGACCGGCTGCCACCTCCACTTCACGGTGATGGAGAACGGCACGGCCGTCGACCCCATGGCCTACTTCTGA
- the ftsX gene encoding permease-like cell division protein FtsX, whose product MQLRYVFSELGQGLRRNLSMHLAVVLTLFVSLTLVGLGLMFQQQATKAAEQWGNQLQITVFLCRNGDSNPTCPNAVTDAQKVEIEQVVEDNPEVKDFHFESSETALEKAKELYDESIFTGDNPVLTADDMPQTVWITLNDPEEYEGITSAVQGLDGVSRVQDLRQIISPILGALNLLQWVALVTAGVLVLAALLLVANTIRLAAFARRREIGIMRLVGASTLYIALPFLLEALVTAVLGVALAGGALAAVQQFGIEGRGDDTLKFIPWIGWQEFRVALGAVAILGPLLTLLPTLVLTRKYLKV is encoded by the coding sequence ATGCAGCTTCGTTACGTCTTCTCCGAGCTCGGCCAGGGCCTGCGGCGCAACCTGTCCATGCACCTCGCCGTCGTGCTCACCCTCTTCGTCTCGCTCACGCTGGTCGGGCTCGGCCTGATGTTCCAGCAGCAGGCGACCAAGGCAGCCGAGCAGTGGGGCAACCAGCTCCAGATCACGGTGTTCCTGTGCCGCAACGGCGACAGCAACCCGACCTGTCCCAACGCCGTCACCGACGCGCAGAAGGTCGAGATCGAGCAGGTCGTCGAGGACAACCCCGAGGTCAAGGACTTCCACTTCGAGTCCAGCGAGACCGCCCTGGAGAAGGCCAAGGAGCTCTACGACGAGAGCATCTTCACCGGCGACAACCCGGTGCTCACGGCCGACGACATGCCGCAGACCGTGTGGATCACGCTCAACGACCCGGAGGAGTACGAAGGCATCACCAGCGCCGTCCAGGGGCTCGACGGGGTGTCGCGGGTCCAGGACCTGCGCCAGATCATCTCCCCGATCCTCGGCGCGCTGAACCTGCTGCAGTGGGTCGCGCTGGTGACGGCCGGCGTCCTGGTCCTCGCCGCGCTCCTGCTCGTGGCCAACACGATCCGCCTCGCCGCCTTCGCCCGGCGCCGGGAGATCGGCATCATGCGGCTGGTCGGCGCCTCGACGCTCTACATCGCGCTGCCCTTCCTCCTCGAGGCGCTGGTCACCGCCGTGCTCGGTGTGGCGCTGGCCGGCGGAGCGCTCGCGGCCGTCCAGCAGTTCGGCATCGAGGGCCGCGGCGACGACACCTTGAAGTTCATCCCGTGGATCGGCTGGCAGGAGTTCCGCGTGGCGCTGGGCGCCGTCGCGATCCTCGGTCCGCTGCTCACGTTGCTCCCGACACTCGTGTTGACGCGCAAATACCTCAAAGTGTGA
- the ftsE gene encoding cell division ATP-binding protein FtsE, translating into MIRFEKVTKTYPGHPHAALDNISVDVEKGEFVFLVGSSGSGKSTFLRLVLREYRPTSGKVYVAGKEINRLAGWKVPRLRRDIGTVFQDFRLLPNKTVTENVAFALQVIGKSRKEIKDVVPETLELVGLDGKGDRMPDELSGGEQQRVAVARAFVNRPMILIADEPTGNLDPTTSVGIMKLLDRINRTGTTVVMATHDSGIVDQMRKRVIELENGHVVRDQAQGVYGHQN; encoded by the coding sequence GTGATTCGCTTCGAGAAGGTCACCAAGACCTATCCCGGCCACCCCCACGCGGCGCTCGACAACATCTCCGTCGACGTCGAGAAGGGGGAGTTCGTCTTCCTCGTGGGCTCCTCGGGATCCGGCAAGTCGACCTTCCTGCGCCTCGTGCTCCGCGAGTACCGGCCGACGTCGGGCAAGGTCTACGTCGCCGGCAAGGAGATCAACCGGCTCGCCGGCTGGAAGGTGCCCCGCCTGCGCCGCGACATCGGCACCGTCTTCCAGGACTTCCGGCTGCTGCCCAACAAGACCGTCACGGAGAACGTCGCCTTCGCGCTCCAGGTCATCGGCAAGTCGCGCAAGGAGATCAAGGACGTCGTGCCCGAGACCCTCGAGCTCGTGGGGCTCGACGGCAAGGGCGACCGGATGCCCGACGAGCTCTCCGGTGGTGAGCAGCAGCGCGTCGCCGTGGCGCGCGCGTTCGTCAACCGGCCGATGATCCTGATCGCCGACGAGCCGACCGGAAATCTCGACCCGACCACGTCGGTCGGCATCATGAAGCTCCTCGACCGCATCAACCGCACCGGTACGACGGTGGTGATGGCCACGCACGACTCCGGGATCGTCGACCAGATGCGCAAGCGCGTCATCGAGCTCGAGAACGGCCACGTCGTGCGCGACCAGGCGCAGGGCGTCTACGGCCACCAGAACTGA
- a CDS encoding SigE family RNA polymerase sigma factor: MRDGAEGDFADFYEATWSRTLAVTYGLTGDRGVAEEIAQEAYVRAWQHWSRVARYDQPAAWVRQVATRLSVSRWRRTKVAAAWLARNRSEAHVPPPDETSTALVRALLEIPEAQRRAVVLHHLADLPVDEVARIERCPAGTVKARLSRGRAALALLLTDHPADEPNGAHTHA; this comes from the coding sequence ATGCGGGACGGAGCCGAGGGCGACTTCGCGGACTTCTACGAAGCCACGTGGTCGCGCACGCTCGCGGTGACCTACGGGCTCACGGGAGACCGTGGAGTGGCCGAGGAGATCGCCCAGGAGGCCTACGTCCGGGCCTGGCAGCACTGGAGCCGGGTCGCGCGCTACGACCAGCCGGCCGCCTGGGTGCGCCAGGTGGCGACCCGGCTCTCGGTCAGCCGCTGGCGTCGGACGAAGGTCGCCGCGGCCTGGCTCGCCCGCAACCGCAGCGAGGCGCACGTGCCACCACCCGACGAGACCTCGACCGCACTGGTCCGGGCACTGCTCGAGATCCCCGAGGCCCAGCGACGGGCTGTCGTCCTGCACCACCTCGCCGACCTGCCCGTCGACGAGGTCGCCCGCATCGAGCGGTGCCCGGCCGGGACCGTCAAGGCCCGGCTGTCCCGGGGTCGCGCCGCCCTCGCCCTCCTCCTCACCGACCACCCGGCAGACGAGCCGAACGGAGCACACACCCATGCCTGA